The segment CATGAGAAAGCCCGCGAAGATGCGGGCGAGTGATTACGCAGCTGCTTTTGTAAGAGCGTCTGTAACAAAAGGATTAGCGAAAAGCAAGATAAATGCGATAACAAGCGCATAAATAACTTGTGCTTCGATCATCGCTAGCGAAATATACATTGTAGTTGATAGTTTGCTAGCTACGCTTGGGTTGCGAGCGATACCAAGGATTGTTGCATTAGCTGCATTACCCATACCAACAGCACCACCAAGAGCGGCAAAACCAAGAACGATACCAACAGCGATTGCTGAGTATGATACGATTTGAGTATAAGCGCTAAGCTCCTCACCTGCGAATGCTGCGCCACAAAGCGCGAAAAGTAAAACCAAAACTTTTTTCATAAAAGTCTCCAAAATAAAATTTCAAAACGCCTTTCGGATCTGTCCCCTACTAAGAACATTTTGAGTGCGGTATTCTAGTGAAATTTTGCTTTTAATTAGTTTAAAAAAGTGGCAAAATTCGCCCAAATTTCGCCACTTTATGAATTTTATTTTTTCGAAGCTAAATATGTATTTAGTGCGCCGACATAGGCCTTGGCTGAGGCTAGCATTGTATCGACATCAAGCCCATGCCCCATAATCGCGCCAGTGCCCTCAAATTCGACCTTAACGGTTACTTTGGCAAGAGCATCTTTGCCTTTGGATACGGCCTTGACTTGATAATCTTTGAGCTCACCGCTAACCTTGCTTATGCGATCAATCGCTTTAAAAATCGCATCGACCCCACCATTTCCAAGCGCGCTATCGCTTAGCAAAATTTTATCATGATTTAGCGTAACAGCCGCGCTTGCGTGGCCTTTGTTGCAGCCATTTGAGCTAAGAAGCGCAATCTCGTAAGCTTTGGTTTTCGCACCCATAAATTCGTCATTTACAAGCTCTCTTAAATCCTCATCATAGACATCTTTTTTGCTATCGGCTAAAATTTTAAATTTCTCAAATGCTACTTGCAATTGCTCGTCGTCTAACTCGTAGCCAAGGGAGATTAATTTGTCCTTGAAAGCGTGGCGTCCGCTGTGTTTGCCAAGCACGAGAGAGTTTTTATCCAGCCCGATATCATCAGCCTTCATAATCTCGTAAGTTTCGCGGTGTTTTAAAACGCCGTCTTGATGGATTCCGCTTTCGTGCGCGAAGGCGTTTTTGCCCACGATTGCCTTATTTGGCTGCGGTTCGATACCTGTGATACTTGCGACCAAACGGCTTGAAGGATAAATTTCTTTGAAATTTATATCCGTATAAAGTGGCGAGAAATGGTCATTTCTGGTTTTTACGACCATTGCAATCTCTTCGAGCGCAGTATTTCCAGCCCTCTCGCCAAGGCCATTTATAGTGCATTCGACTTGGCGCGCGCCAGCTTCAATGCACGCTAGTGTGTTTGCTGTGGCAAGCCCTAAATCGTTGTGATTGTGCGCTGATACAATCGCTCTACCATCTATAAATTCGACCATTTCTTTAAAAATTGCGTAAATTTCATTTGGTAGGCGATATCCCACGGTGTCTGGTAAATTTATCGTAGTTGCGCCCACGCCGATAACCGCCTCGCAAATTTCCTTCATAAAGCCCACATCGCTTCTGCACGCATCCTCGCAACTAAACTCCACATCGTCTGTGAAAGTCTTCGCGTATTGCACAGCCGCAACTGCGCGTTTTATGACCTCATCAGGCTTCATTTTTAGCTTAAATTCCATGTGAATCGGGCTAGTGGCGATGAAGGTGTGTATGCGCTGAAATTTTGCCGGCGCAATAGCCTGCGCTGCGGCCTTTATATCGTTTTCGAGCGCGCGAGAGAGCGAGCAAACCCTAATCTTGCTAGTAGCCTTTGCGATTTGATTAATCGCGTCGAAATCCCCCGGACTAGCCGCCGCAAACCCAGCCTCGATAACATCGACGCCGAGTTTTTCTAATTGGAGTGCAAGGCGGATTTTTTCTTCTGTATTCATCGAAGCGCCCGGGCTTTGCTCGCCGTCGCGCAATGTCGTATCAAAAATAATAATTTTATTTTTATCCATAACCTACCCTTTCATTTGATAAAATTTGGCGATTATAGCAATTTTAGGCTTAAATTTAGTTAGAATTGATAAATTTTATTATTTAGTTCTCTTTGCTTTGTTTGTTAAATTTAACCCCGATAAGCGTTAGCCCCGCGCGCACGAGCCCATATCCTATGTATAGCAAAATGATAAATGCAGGGAATTCGAGCTTGAAAAGATACAGACACGAAAAAAACACCACAATGAGTAAAACCAAAATTTTAATCGCATTTGGCCGTTTTAAATTTATCTTTTTAAAGCTTGGGAAGCGGATATTACTAACCATTAAAAACGACAAAATTGCCATGCCAATGATAAATACGCCACCCCACACAGACGAAACCTCGTATTTGAGGTAAATCCCAATCCACACAGCAATCGTAATAGCCGCAGTTGGGATCGGCAAACCGATGAAAACATTTGGCTCGTAGGTGCCCACGGTGACATTAAATCTCGCTAGCCTCACAGCACCGAAAATCACATACAGCGCGCTAATTAGCGTGCCGACCTGCCCATAATCCTTGCCGATGACGAAATAAAACAGCACCGCTGGTGCCACGCCAAACGCCACTATATCGGCAAGGCTGTCAAATTCTACGCCAAATTTGCTTGTCGTGTGCGTGAGCCTTGCCACGCGCCCGTCAAGTCCGTCAAAAATCAAAGAAAAAATTATATACGCAATCGCGCTAGCATAATGCCCGTTTATCGAGGCAAAAATGCTTAGCATTGCCAAAAATATACTAGCCGCGGTGAAAAGATTTGGCAAAATATATACTAATTTTCCTCTTTCTTCTTCCATTTTACGCCTCTTCTTCTGGATTTTCTTTGGCTAAATTTCGCACCAAACGCGTCGGCAAGTTGTTTTCTTTTTCAAATTTATCGATAATCTCCACGATAACCTCACCAGCGACGGTCTCTTTTTCATACAGAGTTTTTACCATTTCCTCGATTGCAGGCGCATAAACTCGCAAGGTCTCTTTCACAGCTTTGTAGCGTTCATCGAGCTTTGTGCGGACATAGTTGTCGATTTTTACCGCTGTTTCCTCGCTGTAATCCTTAATGCTCTGACCACCGTTTAAAAACGAATATTGCTGTTTTTCAAGCACGATTAAGCCTAGCTCTTCTGTCATACCGACCTTGGCTGCCATAAATTTTAGCCAATCAGTCGCGCGCTGTAAATCATTACTAGCCCCGTCTGTAATCTCGCCTAAAAAGACCTCCTCAGCAGCTCGCCCAGAGAGTAAAACATCGATTTCAGCGAAAATTTCATATCTTTGGTGCAAAAATCTATTTTCAAACGGCGAATTTAGCGTATATCCAGCTGCGCCAAGCCCGCGCGGAACAATCGTAACCTTGCTAACTGGCATTGCGCCTTTGGTAAGCTCGGCGATGAGCGCATGACCGCTTTCGTGATAGGCGACGATTTTTTTCTCCACAGGATTTACGCGGCGCGATTTTTTTTCTAGTCCTATCGCCACGCGTTCGATTGCTTCGAGCAGATCTTTTTGCTCGACCTCTTTTTTCGCCTCTCGACCTGCCAAAAGCGCGGCTTCGTTTATGATATTTGCCAAATCCGCTCCCGCAAAGCCCACGGTAAGGCGCGCAATATCTTCGATATCGATATCGCGGGCAAATTTGACATCTCTCATATGCACCTTTAAAATCGCGATTCTGCCGTCATAATCAGGTCTATCGACCAAAACCTGCCTATCAAATCTACCCGGACGCAAAAGCGCAGCGTCAAGCGTCTCTGGGCGGTTTGTCGCTGCTAGGACGATGACTGGGCTAGACTCTGTGCCAAAGCCGTCCATTTCTGCCAAAAGTTGATTTAAGGTCTGCTCCCTCTCGTCGTTTCCACCGCCGATTCCGCCTGAATTTCTACTTTTTCCAATCGCGTCAATCTCATCGATAAAAACAATCGCGGGCGCCTGTTTTTTGGCTGTTTCAAACAAATCTCTAACCCTACTTGCGCCCACGCCCACAAACATCTCTATAAAGCTAGAAGCCGAAATCGAAAAAAACGGCACATCTGCTTCTCCTGCAACAGCCTTTGCAAGCAGTGTCTTACCTGTGCCAGGAGGGCCTACGAGCAAGACGCCTTTTGGGATTTTCGCTCCTAAGCTTATGTATCGCTCAGGGTTTTTGAGGAAATCGACTATCTCTTTGACCTCTTCTTTGGCCTCTTCGACACCGGCGACATCGCTAAATTTGACATTTGGCTTCTCTGCGCTCATTAAATTTTTCGAACTGCCGATTCCTAGCATACCGCTACCCATATTTTTTTGCATACGATTGGCCAAAAACATCCAAATTCCAAAGAAAATCACAAGCGGTAAAACCCAGCTAAAAAGCAAATCTGTGAGTAAATTTGTTTCGTTATATGCGCCATAAGGGATATTTCTGCTCTCTAAAATACTCACGAGCTCGTTATCATCGACCCTTTGAGCCACATACATTGTATCGCCACTTTGAGCTTTTATCGTGGTTTTGCCGATAGAAACCATTGAAATTTGAGCTGTTTTAAGCTGTGATTTTAGCTCTGAGTAGCTGACATTTCTAGTCTGTCCCACGCCCAAATTTCCAAGGGTCGCACCCTCGCCAAAACCGCCACCATTTGGGCTAATTGCCCTAAAAATCACAATTAAAATCAGCGCAAAAACCACAAACATACCAATAGGATTTTTGTTGAAAAAATTTCCTCCGCCGTTTTGTTGATTTTTGTTATTTTGATTATTCATTTTCACCTTTCTCATAAACAAAGCTACACCACTCGTTTTTTTGCTCCATTTTCACGAAGCGCAAATCCGAAAATGCAGATTTTATTCTATCTTTGTAATTTTCTAAAATTCCAGAAAGCACGAGGTGTGCGCCAGGATTTAGCGCGTTTTTCAAATCGCTGGCTAGTATCAAAATCACATCAGCGATTATGTTTGCTACGACTAAATCATATTTTTCGCCCGCTCCTGCGATACTTCCTGTCCAAATTTTATCCAAGCTCACGCCGTTTTTTTGCGCATTTTGCACGCTAGCATCAGTGGCTTGCTCGTCAGTATCGCACGCGCTGACATTTGCGCCAAGCTTTTTCATCGCGATACTTAAAATTCCGCTTCCACAGCCTACATCAAGGGCTTTTGCGCCCTCTTTGGTAATCTCGCTTAAAATTTGCAAACACATATTTGTGCTCTCGTGGTGCCCTGAGCCAAAGGCGAGTGCTGGATCGATTAAAATATCGATTAGCCCTGCCCTGCTCTCGCACCAGCTAGGGCGGACATAAAATTTACCCACCTCAATCGGTTCAACGCCCTTTTTATACTCGTTTATCCAATCTTGATTTTTCTTTTGCGAAATTTCGATTTCTAGCGAAATTTGCGCCCCTGTGGATTTTTGCAAGGCTTCTTTAAATTCGATTAGCGCGAATTTCACCATTTCTAGGCTATCCTCGTCGCGCACGATAAACTCGCCCTCGCGCTCTTCTATGCACGAAATCCCAAGCTCAAAGACAAAATCTTTAAAAAATTCCAAGCCATTTTGGCTCTTTACACTCATTTCATTATAAAATTCTTTCATCTCAAAACCTTAAAAGCCATTACGATATCACAAAATTTTAAACGCTTTTTCTAAATCTATACCGCCCTCGTAATATGCCTTGCCGACAATCACGCCTGCGATTTTGCCGCTGTTTTTGCACGCTAAAATGTCGCTAATGTCCTTCACGCCGCCACTTGCGATTGTATCAATCCCGCTAGCTTCGGCGATTGCTTC is part of the Campylobacter sp. VBCF_01 NA2 genome and harbors:
- the ftsH gene encoding ATP-dependent zinc metalloprotease FtsH, which translates into the protein MNNQNNKNQQNGGGNFFNKNPIGMFVVFALILIVIFRAISPNGGGFGEGATLGNLGVGQTRNVSYSELKSQLKTAQISMVSIGKTTIKAQSGDTMYVAQRVDDNELVSILESRNIPYGAYNETNLLTDLLFSWVLPLVIFFGIWMFLANRMQKNMGSGMLGIGSSKNLMSAEKPNVKFSDVAGVEEAKEEVKEIVDFLKNPERYISLGAKIPKGVLLVGPPGTGKTLLAKAVAGEADVPFFSISASSFIEMFVGVGASRVRDLFETAKKQAPAIVFIDEIDAIGKSRNSGGIGGGNDEREQTLNQLLAEMDGFGTESSPVIVLAATNRPETLDAALLRPGRFDRQVLVDRPDYDGRIAILKVHMRDVKFARDIDIEDIARLTVGFAGADLANIINEAALLAGREAKKEVEQKDLLEAIERVAIGLEKKSRRVNPVEKKIVAYHESGHALIAELTKGAMPVSKVTIVPRGLGAAGYTLNSPFENRFLHQRYEIFAEIDVLLSGRAAEEVFLGEITDGASNDLQRATDWLKFMAAKVGMTEELGLIVLEKQQYSFLNGGQSIKDYSEETAVKIDNYVRTKLDERYKAVKETLRVYAPAIEEMVKTLYEKETVAGEVIVEIIDKFEKENNLPTRLVRNLAKENPEEEA
- the atpE gene encoding ATP synthase F0 subunit C produces the protein MKKVLVLLFALCGAAFAGEELSAYTQIVSYSAIAVGIVLGFAALGGAVGMGNAANATILGIARNPSVASKLSTTMYISLAMIEAQVIYALVIAFILLFANPFVTDALTKAAA
- a CDS encoding 2-isopropylmalate synthase; translation: MDKNKIIIFDTTLRDGEQSPGASMNTEEKIRLALQLEKLGVDVIEAGFAAASPGDFDAINQIAKATSKIRVCSLSRALENDIKAAAQAIAPAKFQRIHTFIATSPIHMEFKLKMKPDEVIKRAVAAVQYAKTFTDDVEFSCEDACRSDVGFMKEICEAVIGVGATTINLPDTVGYRLPNEIYAIFKEMVEFIDGRAIVSAHNHNDLGLATANTLACIEAGARQVECTINGLGERAGNTALEEIAMVVKTRNDHFSPLYTDINFKEIYPSSRLVASITGIEPQPNKAIVGKNAFAHESGIHQDGVLKHRETYEIMKADDIGLDKNSLVLGKHSGRHAFKDKLISLGYELDDEQLQVAFEKFKILADSKKDVYDEDLRELVNDEFMGAKTKAYEIALLSSNGCNKGHASAAVTLNHDKILLSDSALGNGGVDAIFKAIDRISKVSGELKDYQVKAVSKGKDALAKVTVKVEFEGTGAIMGHGLDVDTMLASAKAYVGALNTYLASKK
- a CDS encoding 50S ribosomal protein L11 methyltransferase → MKEFYNEMSVKSQNGLEFFKDFVFELGISCIEEREGEFIVRDEDSLEMVKFALIEFKEALQKSTGAQISLEIEISQKKNQDWINEYKKGVEPIEVGKFYVRPSWCESRAGLIDILIDPALAFGSGHHESTNMCLQILSEITKEGAKALDVGCGSGILSIAMKKLGANVSACDTDEQATDASVQNAQKNGVSLDKIWTGSIAGAGEKYDLVVANIIADVILILASDLKNALNPGAHLVLSGILENYKDRIKSAFSDLRFVKMEQKNEWCSFVYEKGENE
- the pssA gene encoding CDP-diacylglycerol--serine O-phosphatidyltransferase, encoding MEEERGKLVYILPNLFTAASIFLAMLSIFASINGHYASAIAYIIFSLIFDGLDGRVARLTHTTSKFGVEFDSLADIVAFGVAPAVLFYFVIGKDYGQVGTLISALYVIFGAVRLARFNVTVGTYEPNVFIGLPIPTAAITIAVWIGIYLKYEVSSVWGGVFIIGMAILSFLMVSNIRFPSFKKINLKRPNAIKILVLLIVVFFSCLYLFKLEFPAFIILLYIGYGLVRAGLTLIGVKFNKQSKEN